GGAGCGGACCGGAATCGCCGACGGCATGCATGATGTCGTTCCGCCGCACAAGCCCCTCGTCGTACCGGACCGCGATGTAGCGCCCGGCCTTTTCCGAGGCGATCGCCAGAATCTCCGGGATCGTGTACCCTCTCCCCACGGCGATATTGAACGTCTTCCCCTCCGGGAAGCGCTCGAGAAGCATGGTGTAGGCGTTTACCACGTCGCGAACGTCGAGGAAGTCGCGCACCACGGCGGTGTTGCCGAGTGAAAGCTCGTCGGCACCGCGCCTGAAAGCGTCCACGATCTTGGGAACCACGAAATGCGGCGGCTGGCCGACGCCCGTATGGTTAAACGGCCGCGCGATGACCAGCGGCAGGCCCGTTTCGGCGCGGAAGGCCCGCGCGAGCGACTCGCCGGCCGCCTTGCTCGCGCCGTAGTGGTTTACCGGTTCGACCTGGGCGCTTTCCCGTATGGGCTGATCCGCGGCCGGAACGTTGCCGTATACCTGCGAGGAGCTGATGAGAAGAAACCGGGGCATCGGCGAGATGAGCGAGGCCGCCCTCAGGAGGTTCAGTGTTCCGAAGCTGTTGATACGGTAAATGTCCTGAATGTCCCGTGACGGAACGAACGAGATGGCGGCGAGATGGGCGATCGCGTCGGGCCTGACATGCCCGATGCAGTTCTTCACCGCCGTGTTATCGGTGATATCCACCCGATAATGGCGGGAATCGTCCTCAACCGAAATTGTATCGCAGCCATATACCTCGTGCCCGCGTTCGAGAAGTGTTTTCTCGAGGTGCCGCCCGACGAAGCCGCGTATTCCGGTTATGAGGATTTTCATTGGGTTCAGGATTCCAAAATTGAAGATTCAAAATTCTATCTTCGAACTGTCATTGCGAGCCCCGGCCGTTTCGGGGCGTGGGCCGCTCTCGCACATCCGTGTGCTCCGCGGCAC
This genomic interval from Spirochaetota bacterium contains the following:
- a CDS encoding GDP-mannose 4,6-dehydratase, with amino-acid sequence MKILITGIRGFVGRHLEKTLLERGHEVYGCDTISVEDDSRHYRVDITDNTAVKNCIGHVRPDAIAHLAAISFVPSRDIQDIYRINSFGTLNLLRAASLISPMPRFLLISSSQVYGNVPAADQPIRESAQVEPVNHYGASKAAGESLARAFRAETGLPLVIARPFNHTGVGQPPHFVVPKIVDAFRRGADELSLGNTAVVRDFLDVRDVVNAYTMLLERFPEGKTFNIAVGRGYTIPEILAIASEKAGRYIAVRYDEGLVRRNDIMHAVGDSGPLRRETGWAPVHSLGDTIGWMMGVD